The genomic segment AGTTTATGGACGGCAAGAGCGAGATGGACGTACACGCGCTGCTGGTACTGATGTGGGGGCAGTGGAATGAGGTGTTCCGGCGCACGCTGGGGCACGCTGAGCGCACCTATGTCAGCGAGCTGCGCGAAGTTCGCAACGGCTGGGAGGACCAAAAGACGTTTAGCAGCGACGACGCTGACCGTGGCCTCGACACGATGGTGCGGCTTTTGAACGCGGTGAGCGCCGCTCCCGAAGCCGCAGAACTCGAGCGCAGCAAACAGGAATTGCGCCGCCAAGTCTACGAGGAGCAGGCCCGGCGCGAGACCCGCAAGATCGCCAAGGTATCAGCAGTCGAAGGTACGCCTAACGCAGCCCTGAGACCGTGGCGCGAGCTGATCACCCCGCACAAAGACGTGGCGCGCGGCACCTACCGGCAGGCCGAGTTTGCCGCTGACTTGTGGCAGGTCTTTATCGGTGAGGGGGCAAGCAGCGAGTACATGGAGCCCACCGAGTTCTTCCGCCGCACCTACCTCACCGAAGGTTTAAAGGGGCTCCTGACGAACGCCCTACGGCGGCTTTCCGGTCGTGGCGGGGATCCGGTCGTCGAGCTTCAGACGAACTTCGGCGGCGGCAAGACGCACTCGATGCTGGCCTTGTATCACCTCGTCGGCGGCAAGAGCTTAAACGACCTGCCGGGGCTCGAGCCGGTTTTGGAACAGGTCGGGACAGCGCGCCCGAGCGGCGTCAAGCGGGTGGTTTTGGTCGGCAACAAGATTTCACCTGGGCAGCCGAGCCACAAAGCCGACGGCACCGTGGTGCGGACGCTCTGGGGCGAGATCGCCTACCAGCTCGGGCGGCGCGAAGGCTATGACATGCTGCGCGAGGCCGACGAGACCTCGACCAACCCCGGTGACGCGCTGCGCAAACTGTTTGTCAAGTACGGGCCGTGCCTCATCCTCATCGACGAGTGGGTGGCCTACGCGCGGCAGCTGCACAGCGAAAGCGACTTGCCCGGCGGAAGTTTCGAGACGCACTTCACCTTCGCGCAGACGCTCACCGAAGCCGCCAAAGCTGCGCCGCAGACCCTGTTGGTCGTCAGCATCCCGGCGAGCGAGTCGAACATGGGCGCGCCAGGGCAGGGCGGGACGCACATCGAAGTCGGGGGCGAGCGCGGGCAGTTGGCCTTGGAACGGCTCAAGAACGCCATCGGGCGGCTCGAGTCGGCGTGGCGTCCAGCGAGCAGCGACGAAAGTTTTGAGATCGTCCGGCGGCGCTTATTCCAAGAGATGAACCCCGACCAGTATCCACAGCGCGACGCGGTCATCAAGGCGTGCATGATGCTCTACCGCGACAACGCCGGTGAGTTCCCCGCAGCGACCCGTGAGGCCGAATACGAACGCCGGATGCGTGCGGCGTACCCGATCCATCCCGAGTTGTTCGAGCGGCTCTATACCGACTGGTCTTCGTTGGAGAAGTTTCAGCGCACGCGTGGGGTCCTGCGGCTGATGGCGGCGGTGATCCACGAGTTGTGGGAGCGACAGGACAAAAACCTGCTCATCTTGCCCGCGACCATCCCCATCGACGCGGCCCCGGTTCAGTCCGAGCTGACGCGCTACTTGGAGGACAACTGGCTGCCGGTGCTCGAGAAGGACGTAGACGGTCCCGACTCGCTGCCCTTAAAGCTCGACCGGGAGTACCCCAACCTGGGCCGCTACTCGGCGTGTCGGCGTGTGGCGCGCACGCTCTATCTGGGCTCCGCGCCGACGCTGCGCTCGGAGAACCGGGGCGTCACGGCGGAGACGGTCAAGCTGGGTTGCGCGCAACCGGGCGAGACCATCTCGACCTTTGGCGACGCGCTGCGGCGGCTGACCGACCAGGCCACACACCTCTACGTCAACAGCGAACGTTACTGGTACGCGACCCAGCCTAGCGTCTCGAGGCTTGCCCAAGACCGCTCCGGCGACCTCTCGGAAGACGCGGTATTTGAGGAGATCCGCGCCCGCCTGCAAACTGAAGCGGCGACACGCGCCGACTTCGCCCGCGTGCATGTGATGCCGGACTCGAGCAGCGACGTACCCAACGAACCGGGTGCGGGACTGGTTATCTTGGGGCCAAATTCGGCGCATATAGGCAAGGCCAGAGAGAGCGCCGCTCTGAGCGAAGCCGCGAAGCTTTTAGAGACGCGCGGCGGGGGCGCTCGCACCTATAAAAACACGCTTGTCTTCCTGGCCGCCGACGGGGCCAGGTTGAAAGACCTCGAGGGGGCCGTCCGCGCTTACCTCGCCTGGAAGTCCATCGAAACCGACGCCAAGCAGGAGCTGCTTAACCTCGATACCTTCCAGCGCAATCAGGCTAGAACCAAGGTGGCGGACGCGGACAAGACCGTCAGCTCCCGCATCCCCGAGGCTTTTCAGTGGCTCCTTATCCCCAGCCAACCCGATCCGCGCGGCGCGGTGATGTGGGAGGATTTGCGGCTGACGGCGAAAGAGGGTCTGGTGACGCGCGCGGCCAAACGCCTGCGGGCCGACGACTATTTGATCACCGTGTTGGCCGGTACGCTGCTCAGGCGTGAGCTCGACGGCGTACCGCTCTGGCGCGATAACCACGTCGGCCTCAAACAGCTCGCCGAAGACTTTGCCAGCTATTTGTACCTGCCGAGGCTCAAGGACTCACAGGTGCTGCTCCAAGCGGTCAGAGACGGTCTGAGGCTGCTCACCTGGTCGGTCGAGTCGTTTGCTTACGCCGACGGCTACGACCCCGAAAAGGGGCGCTATCTGGGCCTTCGCACCGGTGACGTCCCCCTTGACCTCAATAAGGGGTTACTCGTGCACCCTGACGTTGCCGCTCGGCAATTTGAAGCCGAACGGGTGATAACAGACCCTGACCCGCTCACCCTACCTCCCCCTGACGCCGCAGCAGACCCGCTTGGGCCTGGCCCGAATCCACCTCTACCACCCAAAGAGGCGGAGCTTAAGCGGTTTTACGGCTCCGTCAAGCTAAGTTCGACCCGCTTCATCCGAGACGCTAGCAGCATCGCCGATGCGGTCGTGCAGCACTTGAGCAGCCTCGAGGGGGCCGAGGTCGAGATTACGCTCGAGCTGCGCGCCCGTTTCGACAAAGGTGCGCCGGAGCATGTGGTACGCACCGTGACGGAGAATAGCCGCACGCTCAGGTTCACGAACGCCGGGTTTGAGGAAGAGTAGTGTTAGGTCTAGAGCCCTACGTTCAGCGAATTAGCTTTCGCTAGCATCGAGACGGGCCGTTTTAGCTCTAGCCGTAACCCGCATGCCGGACACGACCGTCATCTAAACGGTCCGCTCTGCCCAAGGTCTTCAATTTAGAGTTGCACTAAGTTTCCTCAGGTGTAGTCAGATGAGGGTTCTTGCTGTCAATATCCGTGAAGCTGTACTGCCCAGCAAGCACTGCGGCTACCAAAAACCACATGAGCTTTGACCATAATTTTGACCATAACGGTATCGTAAAAGTAGGCTTTGAAGCGTGGCGGACCGTGACGTCGGTAGTGTCTGTGAGGGGCATCTAGGACATTCGGTGACACAGCGTTACGGCTACGATTTGCTTTGCAAGCAGAGGGTCATCGGTTCGAGTCCGATAGGCTCCACCATAAGAACAGCGGTATAGAAGGAGTATAGAAGGAAATCGCCACTGGACGGTGTTCAATGGGCGGTGTCCGTAGCGGAGATGCTTGGCTGCTCAGCCGCCCCGCCCGCCGCGGCCGATTCCGCTCGGGGCGGGCGGCTGGGGGCGCGCTTGGGATGAGGGTGCCTGCTTGCCCGCCTCACCGCGCACGCCGCCGGTTTCGACCAGGCGCGCGAACTCCTTGGCGTCTACCGCCCGCGCCATGCCCGTTTCAAAGGAGATGGTGCGCCTGAGGTGCAGCTCGGCCAAGCAGGCGTCCATGGTGAGCATGCCGAGCTGGCCGCCCATCTGGATAGCGGAGAGGATCTGGTGGGTCTTGCCCTCGCGGATCAGATTGCGGACCGCCGGGGTGGCGATCAGGAACTCGTAAGCGAGCACGCGGCCGCCCCCGCCCGCCTTGGGCACGAGCTGCTGGGTGAGGATGGCCTGGAGGTTGTTGGCGAGCTGCACCCGGACCTGAGCCTGTTGGGCCTCGGGGAAGACGTCGATGATGCGGTCGACGGCCTCGGGCGCCGAGTTGGTGTGCAAGGTGCCCATGACCAGGTGGCCGGTCTCGGCGGCGGTCACGGCGGCGCCGATGGTCTCGTGGTCGCGCATCTCACCGACCAAGATCACGTCGGGCGCTTGACGCAGGGCGGCCCGCAGGGCCTTCTGAAAGCCCAAAGTATCCTCGCCGATCTCACGCTGGTTGACGATCGAGTTCTGGTGTTGATGGAAAAACTCGATGGGATCTTCGATGGTGACGATGTGTTTATGGTACTCCTTGTTGATGAGGTCGATCATAGCCGCCAGGGTGGTGGACTTGCCCGACCCCGTCGGCCCGGTCACCAGGACCAGGCCCCGAGGCTGCCGGGCCACGTCGGCGACGGTCTTGGGCAGGCCCATCTTGTCGAAGCCGAGGACCTCCTCGGGGATCATCCTGAGGACGCCGCCGATCGCGCCCCGCTGGAAATAGGCGTTGACCCTGAAGCGGCCGTAGCCGGTCAGTTGAAAGGCGAAGTCGAGCTCCTTGGTCTCCTCGAAGGTGCGCTGCTTTTTTTCGTCCATCATCGAGTACATGAGGCGCCGGGTGAGGTTGGGGTTCAAGGGGCCGTACTCGGTCTTGCACCACTCGCCGCCCAGGCGCAGCATCGGCGGCAGGCCGACGGTGAGGATCAGGTCCGACGCCCGGCGCTCCACCGAAAGTTTGAGGAGATCGACGATGTCGGCCTCGTCTTGCGTTTCCTTCTTGTCCACAGCTTCTCCCCTCGCAGCAAAATTAACCATTTTGAATTTTCAGTTTTGGATCTAGTCCGTCGTCCGCGCCAGGACCTCCTCGAGCGTGGTGATCCCCGTGAGCGCCTTGGCGACACCGTCGTCGCGCAGGGTGAGCATGCCGCGCGCCATTGCCAGCGCCTTGATCTCGCCGGCGGACTTGCCCTGGACGATGGCCGTCTCGACGGCGTCGTCGACGACCAGGAACTCGTGGATGGCGTGGCGGCCGTTGTAGCCCGAACCGTTACAGTGGTCGCAGCCGACGCCGCGCACCAGCTTCTTGCCCTTGATCTGCTCGTCGGTCATGCCGAGGTAGCGCAGGACCTCGGGCGCGGGCGTATAGGCGACCCTACAGCCCGTGCAGACCTTGCGCACCAGGCGCTGGGCGAGCACGCCCAGAAGCGAGGCCGAGACGTTGAAGGGCTCGACGCCCATCTCCTGGAGGCGCGTCACCGCACCGGCGGCGTCGTTGGTGTGCAGCGTGGCGATCAGGAGGTGGCCGGTCAAGGCGGCCTCGACGGCGGTCTTGGCGGTTTCGGTGTCGCGGATCTCGCCGACCATGATGATGTCCGGGTCCTGGCGCAAGAAGGCGCGCAGGGCTCTAGCGAAGTCCATGCCGGCCTTGACGTTGACCTGGGTCTGGTTGATGCCGGGGATCTCGTACTCGACGGGGTCCTCGATGGTGGTGACGTTGACCTCGGGCGTGGCGATGCGCTTCAGGATCGAAAAGGTGGTAAAGGACTTGCCCGAGCCCGTCGGGCCGGTGATGAGCAACATACCGTAGGGCTTGTGGATCACCCCCTCGAAGCGCGTGAAGTTGTGGTCGGCGAAGCCGAGCTGCTCGATGTCGGGAATGCTGGCAGCCTTCTTGAGGATGCGCATGACCGTCTTTTCGCCGTAGACGGTGGGCAGGGTCGAGAGGCGCAGATCGACGTCCAAGGCCTTGTCCTTGAAGCGCACCCGGCCGTCCTGGGGCAACCTGCGCTCGGCGATGTTCAAGCCGCCCATGATCTTGATCCTAGCGGCGAGCGCGCCGGCCGTGGCCTTGGGCATGGTCATGTACTCGCGCAAGGTGCCGTCCTTGCGCACCCGCACCACCACCTTGTCGGGCCGGGGCTCTAAGTGGATGTCCGAGATGTCGCCGAGGACGGCCTCGCGGATGATGTTGTTGACCACCTTGACCACGGCGTTATCGTCGATGGCCGAGTTGTCCAGGAGCTCGAGCGTCTCCTTCTGCTTGGGGCCGACCTCGTCCAAAAGGGCCCGGGCGAGCTCGCCCAGGTCCTCGCCGCTGCGGTAGAAGCGGTTGATGAGGCTGACAAGCGTCTCCTCGGTGGCCACCACCGGCCTGATCTCCTTGCCGGTGATCAGCTTGACATCGTCCAAGGCAAAGACGTGGCGGGGGTCTTTCATGGCCAGGACCAGACTGTTGCCGTCCAGCCTGACGGGCATCACCGTGTAGCGCCTGGCGGTGGTCTCGGGGAGCAGTTTGGCGGCGGCGGGGTCTACTTGGACCTTGCCGGCTTCGATGAACTCGTAGCCCAGCTGCATGGCCAGGCTGCGGGCCAGCATCTCGGGGGAGACCTTGCCGGACTGGACCAGCGTGTCCTCGAGCCGGTTGCCGCCCGGGCGGCGACGGTTCAGCGCCTCGTCGATGTCTCCCGGCGAGACGTAGCCGAGGTCGATAAGCACCTCGCCAAGCGACCTCGCGCCGCCGCTCTTCTGCTGCGCCCCCAAGGCCCAGCGGAGCTGCTCGCGCTTGATCGCGCCGTGCCTGACGAGCGTCTCGCCCAGATGCTCCTTCTCGCCCCTGTAGACGGCTTCGATGAGCTTGCGCACCTCCGACTCGGGCGCGCACACGAACGATACGGGGCTGCTCATGACGGCGAGCAGGTCGCCTGCCGTGCGCGGGTCGCTGAGGGCGACGACGAGCTTGCCGTCCTCTTGGTAGGGCGCCGCTCTGTAGGGCGCCGCGCCAAAGCGCACGGCGTCGAGGCGCAGGAGGGCGGCGCTCAGCCCCTCCTGCTCGCCGCGCGGCTCGAGCGTCTCTACAAAAGGCAGCCGCGCCTGCTTGGCGAGGAGCGCGGCGAGTTGCACCTCGTCCAAGAGGCCCTCCTGGGCGAGCACGCGCCCGAGGAGCCCGCCCGTGCGCCGCTGCCGCGCCAGGGCGGCCTCGAGCTGCGCCGCGCTGAGGAGGCCCTCGTTCACGGCCAAGGCGCCCAGGCGGCTGCCCGGATCGACGGCCAGGTCTTCGGGAGGCTCCAAGCCCAGTTCGGGGTAGTAAGTGGCGAGCCCCCACTGCAGTTCCTTGTGCAGTACCCCGTGGGGTTCGACGCTGCAGCCCGAGGCACTCTCGATCTTTTCGATCTCCGGGGCGTCCAGCGGGTTCAAGAAGGCCACGCGCAGGTGCTGGTCCTCCAAGGAAAAGGCCAGCGCGCCGACCTCCTTGGCGAGCGCGGCGGGCACCTTTGCCAGCGCCTCGGCCGCGACATGTAAGCGCGGCAGGTGGACGAGCGGGATGCCCAGAGACTCCTCGACCGCCCTGCTCAGGCGCCGCTCGCAGATCGCACCGGTGGACACCAGGACATCGGCGAGCCGCCCGCCCGTCTCCGCCTGCCGGCCGATCACCCTCTTCAGGGTCTCGTCGCTCAGGTAACCCTGTTCCAAGAGCACCGCGCCGAGGCGCTTATCGCCAAGGGACAGGGTCGCCACGTTGCCTCCCCAGAATCATCCTCTCGAGCCGGCGCAAGAGGCGCGTGTGCGGCAACCTGCCCGCCGACAGCGGCTCGACCAGGATCGAGGTCATGCCCGCCAGGTTCGCCCCGAGCACGTCGGTGAAGAGCTGGTCACCCACCATGGCGGTCTGCCGGGGGGGCGTACCCAGCAGGTCGAGGCCCCGCCTGAAGGCCGCCTGCGAGGGCTTGCCTACCATGGCGAAGCCCTGGACGCCGAGCAGTGCCGCGTAGTGCTTGACGCGGGCCGAGGTGCCGTTGGAGAGGATGAGCAGGGGTATGCCGCTCTCGCGCAGGCTGAGGGCCCAGGCCGTGAAGCGCGCGTCCAAGTCCACCAGACCCGCACCGGTTGAAGCGACCCCGGTTGAAGCGACCAGGGTGTCATCAAGATCGACCATGACCGCCCGCAGCCCGTGTGCCTTCAGCAATTTGGGGGTGACCTCGTGAACGGCTGTGACGACCAGCTTCGGTTTTAACATCTCGGCTTATACCCTAGCACGGCAAGGGTCTTCAGGAGGCGCCTCGGCTGCCGCGCCGGAGCCGAATGACTGACGTGACACTCGAGGCCGGACCCGGTGGAGTGGTGATTAGGAATTTCGCCCCAGCTTCATGGCTATGCACTACAGTTGTTCCTAGCGGCGGTGCCCTACAATCAAGGTTACGGAGGTGGTATCAGGTATAAGGGTGGTATCAGGTATAAGCAGGATTTCCAAACCGTTTTTCGCTGTTCGTTTCCCCTGCAGTTCACGTCGTGAAAGATCCCTGTTGATTCTAATTCAAGCAAGAAAGTGATGGCAATCATGAAAAAGTTGTCCAAAGTTGTTGGTCTGGCCGCTGTTCTGATGTTCGTCCTGGCCTTCGCACAGCAAGCTATGGTGGAGGTTCAGGTTTCTGAAGACGCTACCTTGGGTGAATACCTCACCGACGCCGAAGGGCGGACCCTTTATCTGTTCCTCAATGACGCCAACGGTGATGAAGGCATGATGGACGAAGACACCATGGGTGAAGGCGTCACCGGTGGCGAAGGTGTTACCGGCGGCGAAGGTGTCACCGGTGGCGAAGGCGTCACCGGTGGCGAAGGCGTCATGGGTGAAGGCGTGACTGGTGGCGAAGGCATGACCGACGACATGGCCATGATGAGCGGTAGCGGCATGAGCACCTGTTACGACCAGTGTGCCGAGCGGTGGCCGCCTCTGCTGGTCGAAGGTGAAGCCGTAGCCGGTGAAGGCGTCGACGAGTCGCTCCTGGGCACGACCGAGCGTGATGACGGCACCACTCAGGTCACCTACAACGGCTGGCCCCTGTACTACTTCGCCGACGACGAAAACCCCGGTGACACCAATGGGCAGGACGTTGGCGGGCGTTGGTACGTGGTTTCCCCCGAAGGCAATCCGGTCATGGATATGGAACCGATGATGGACATGGAAGAAGACATGGACATGGAAGAGGACATGGAAGATGACACGGAGGGCGAAGGCGTCACCGGTGGTGAAGGCGTAACCGGTGGTGAAGGCGTAACCGGCGGCGAAGGCGTAACCGGCGGTGAAGGCGTAACCGGCGGTGAAGGCGTAACCGGCGGTGAAGGCGTAACCGGCGGTGAAGGCAACTAAGGCCCTGATGGTCTGATCCGAGTCACGCCTGCGTTGACTCAGCTACTGTAATTGAGGACCGGGGTAAAGAGCCCCGGTCCTTTCTTTATCGGCTTCTTTCAGGAGCTCGAGCCGCTGCTGCCGGGCCTAGAGGGAGCAGCCCCGTCCGGACGGGCTCGAGCCCTGGGTATTCGGTAGACAATCCCGGCGCTGAGCGCCCACCACGCCAGGTGGCTGTACTGCGCGGACTCGAACCAGGTCAAGCAATAAACGAGGTAGACGACGGCCAGGACCTCCAGCCCGCTCCGGGCGGGGTTGCGCAAGGTGCTGAAAAGGGCGTAGCCAAAGAGCGCGGCGTAGAGCAAAAGCCCGACCACCCCCACCGACACGGTGAGGTCCAAGACGAGGTTGTGCGCCTTGTTGGTGAGCACCCCGCCGCCGTACTCCTGGCCATCCGTCCCGATATAGCGGAAACTGTTGTTGTTGACGCTCACGATCTCGGCGACGGGCACCCCTTCCGAGAGACGGTAGCGGTATCTGTCCCAGTCGGCGACAAAGGGCCAGGAGAGCCCAAAGCCGTTGAAGCCCCAGCCGAACATCGGCCGCTCGGTGATAGCGCGAAGCGCGGTTTCCCAGAGGTGGGTGCGCGCCGAGGAGAGGGTGCGCGGGTCGGCTTGTACGGAGGGAAAGTCGCGGTAGCGGAGGGTTTGCAGGCTGTTCGCGCCCTCGAACAGCCCGAAGGTCAGGCCGGTGAGAACGACGGCCCAGAGGAGCGTTCGTCGTGTCGGCGCGCGACCCCAAAAGCGCCACACCAGATAGACGAAACCGGCGATGAAGGCAAGGGTCACGCCGCGGGTCGAGGTGGCCCAGAGCGCCAGGGTGATGAGAGTGTAGCCGGGCCAAGCGAGCTGGGGTTTGAGCCAGCCGCGCAACAGGCCTACGAGCGCGAGCATCGACGCGGCCGCGAGAACGAAGCCGGCGTGACCGCGACTGGTGAAAAAGCCGCCGGGCATCTGGTCTTGACGCATGGTGCTGACCAGCAGGGTGGGGTAGCGTGCGCTCACCTGCCCGGAGGTGGCGGTGTAGTCGAGCCGCCAGTCGAACACTTGGGGAAAGATGCCGCCGGCCAGCAGAACGCTGCCCGCCAAGATGCCCAAGAGCTGGACGCGAAACAGCCTCGGGTTGAGCTGCAGCACCAGGGCGTTGCTGAGGAAGAAGGCCCCGACCAGCAGCCAGTAGAGCCAGCCGTCGCCCATCTCCGGATGGGCGCGCAACGAGCTCTGCGGCGACGGGCTCAAAAAGGTCGTGACCAGACCCGAGAGGAGGAAGAGCGTCCACAGCAGCCCGGCCCATCGCAAGGCAGGAGACGGAGCCAGAGGCGACTGCTGTAGCGACTGCTGTAGCGACTGCTTTAGAAGGCGCCCGAGCAGGCCGGACTGAAGGCTCAGCCGGAAGAGCAGCAGAAAGCCGAGGTTCAGCAAGGTGATGACGGCCACCACCACCACTTTGGGCGAGGTCCATATCTCGCCGCGGCCGGAACCCCAGGGATTGATGGCGACCAGGCTCAGGCCAAACAGGGCCCCGTAAATAACCATCGGTGCCAGCGCTTGCAGTCTCCGCACGTTCGCATCCTAGCATGGCGAGACGGGCGATCCGCTCCCCCTTGGATCACCCGCCCATCGTCCCTTGGAGGCGGTATGGGTGTCGGCGGCCAAGGGAGGGCTCGAGGACAGAGCTCGAGCCCTCGGCACTGGATCCGACACGGGCTTAACGGACGGGCTTAGCGGACGGGCTTGTCTGCTCGAGGCGGGCTCTCCTTGACCTCGGTAGCGACGATGAACTGCACCTTGAGGGCGAGCGCCACGACCACGGCGACGATGACAAAGGGCGTGGCCTGCCACAGGAGCACCAGGCCGAGGAGCACGGCCAGCGTCACCGGGATACGCAGCAGCGTCCGGTCGTCGGCGCTCCTCAAGATCAACTGCCGGTCGTTGCCCCGTTCGACGAGCCTGCTCAGCGCACGGGCCAGTTCCCGGAGGAGTCCCATCAGGGAGGCCAAGAAGGGGCGGCTGGATTTGGCACCGGGCCGAGGGGTGAAGGGAGCTTGATCGGTCATGTCTTTCCTCCTTTGGGAGCTTGAGCTTTCGGGTCGCTGCCTGGGCTCGGGGCCCAGGAAGTCCTAGGAAGTCCTAGGAAGTCCAGAGGCAGTCTTGGGCTTAGAACGGCTCGTCAAGCACCTTGCTCGCTTGCCCGGCGCCTTCTTGCGAGGCTTCTTGCGAGCTTTCGGCCGGGCGCTCGACGGTGATGGTCAGGTTGGCGACGAGCGCGGCGATGGCGCCGATGGAGGCCCAGACGGGCAGGAGCACCGTGCCGATCACCCCGACGGTGAGAGGGATCTCGATGAGCGTCTTGCCCTCTTCGTTCTTGAAGGTGATGCGGCGGATGTTGCCTTCGCGCACGAGCTCCTTGACCTTGGCCACCACGGCCTCGCCGCTGACCTTGAACTCCTCGGTGATGACGCGCTCTTCACCGGCCTTGTCGTGGGTCGTCTCGTTGTCCGTCATGATGCTCCTTTTTTACCTTTTGATTTTTTACCTTTTGACCTTGCGCCTGTAAGCCTTTGTAGGCCTTCTCGCGCCTGGCCTGTCCAGGCGCCGATGAGATCAGTCTAGGAGGCGACGGGGTGAGTTGTCGTCACCCTTAGGGGTGAGCAGGGATGAGCCCAGGGTGAAGGCGCCGGCCTCGAGGCGCCGAGATGACAAGACGAAGTGTCGAGATGTCGAGCAGCCGAGGCTAGAGCAGGGCGAGTTCGCGCGCTCTGAGGGTTGCCTGCGTCCGGCTGCTCACGCCGAGCTTGCCGTTGATGTTCTTGCTGTGGGTCTTTACGGTATTGAGCGAGATGGCGAGACGCCGGGCGATCTCTTTGTTCGAACATCCTGCCGCGATGAGCCTGAGCACCTCGAGCTCGCGCTCCGATAGGGGCTCGAGCCGGTCTCCCCCTGTGGGCGGAGCCGCGCCGGCCCCTTTACCGGGCTCCTCGAAGTCATGAAAGAGGCGGCTCTGTTGCTCCAGCGATAGCCCCCGCGCGACCGCCTGCTCGAGCAGGTCGGGCAGGGGCGCGGCGCTGCCCGAGGCGTGCAAGAACGCCGTCAACTCCCGGCGGATCGCCTCGCCCTGGGGGTGCGCCTCGATCATCTCGGCGGCGCCGGCAAGGTCCTCGCCCAGCAGCGCGTGGCGCAGGGCCTCGGCCGGATAGCCGCTGTCTTTAAACCAGCGGCTCGCCCGGCGGTGAAGCGTCGGCGGGAGGTCCGGCCTCGCCTGGCTGAGGCGGTGCCCCAACAGGTCCAGGAAAAACGCCTGGTAGCGGTACCAGTCCCGCCGGTTGTCCAAGGGGAGGATGAAGAGGTTGTCCCGCTCGAGCCTCTCCAAGCGCGCCTGGCTCCCCTCCAGGCCCGTCACGGCGTCGCAGAGGGGGCCAGACAGGCGCGTTAGGACCGAGGTCAGGACGAGGAAGTTCTGCATGTCGTCCGGCTGGCGCATCAACACCTCCTCGGTCAGGTAGTCGAGGACGAAGCGGTCGGTGCCGGTAAAGGTCTCGATAAAGCCGGACACCTCCTCGCGCCCCTGCAGCGACAGCGCGGCGAGCTGCAGGCCCGCGATCCAGCCCTCGCTGCGCCTGGCGAGCTCCGCGGCGTCCTCTTTGGAGAGCTTGA from the Deinococcota bacterium genome contains:
- a CDS encoding DUF499 domain-containing protein, with the translated sequence FMDGKSEMDVHALLVLMWGQWNEVFRRTLGHAERTYVSELREVRNGWEDQKTFSSDDADRGLDTMVRLLNAVSAAPEAAELERSKQELRRQVYEEQARRETRKIAKVSAVEGTPNAALRPWRELITPHKDVARGTYRQAEFAADLWQVFIGEGASSEYMEPTEFFRRTYLTEGLKGLLTNALRRLSGRGGDPVVELQTNFGGGKTHSMLALYHLVGGKSLNDLPGLEPVLEQVGTARPSGVKRVVLVGNKISPGQPSHKADGTVVRTLWGEIAYQLGRREGYDMLREADETSTNPGDALRKLFVKYGPCLILIDEWVAYARQLHSESDLPGGSFETHFTFAQTLTEAAKAAPQTLLVVSIPASESNMGAPGQGGTHIEVGGERGQLALERLKNAIGRLESAWRPASSDESFEIVRRRLFQEMNPDQYPQRDAVIKACMMLYRDNAGEFPAATREAEYERRMRAAYPIHPELFERLYTDWSSLEKFQRTRGVLRLMAAVIHELWERQDKNLLILPATIPIDAAPVQSELTRYLEDNWLPVLEKDVDGPDSLPLKLDREYPNLGRYSACRRVARTLYLGSAPTLRSENRGVTAETVKLGCAQPGETISTFGDALRRLTDQATHLYVNSERYWYATQPSVSRLAQDRSGDLSEDAVFEEIRARLQTEAATRADFARVHVMPDSSSDVPNEPGAGLVILGPNSAHIGKARESAALSEAAKLLETRGGGARTYKNTLVFLAADGARLKDLEGAVRAYLAWKSIETDAKQELLNLDTFQRNQARTKVADADKTVSSRIPEAFQWLLIPSQPDPRGAVMWEDLRLTAKEGLVTRAAKRLRADDYLITVLAGTLLRRELDGVPLWRDNHVGLKQLAEDFASYLYLPRLKDSQVLLQAVRDGLRLLTWSVESFAYADGYDPEKGRYLGLRTGDVPLDLNKGLLVHPDVAARQFEAERVITDPDPLTLPPPDAAADPLGPGPNPPLPPKEAELKRFYGSVKLSSTRFIRDASSIADAVVQHLSSLEGAEVEITLELRARFDKGAPEHVVRTVTENSRTLRFTNAGFEEE
- a CDS encoding type IV pilus twitching motility protein PilT, coding for MDKKETQDEADIVDLLKLSVERRASDLILTVGLPPMLRLGGEWCKTEYGPLNPNLTRRLMYSMMDEKKQRTFEETKELDFAFQLTGYGRFRVNAYFQRGAIGGVLRMIPEEVLGFDKMGLPKTVADVARQPRGLVLVTGPTGSGKSTTLAAMIDLINKEYHKHIVTIEDPIEFFHQHQNSIVNQREIGEDTLGFQKALRAALRQAPDVILVGEMRDHETIGAAVTAAETGHLVMGTLHTNSAPEAVDRIIDVFPEAQQAQVRVQLANNLQAILTQQLVPKAGGGGRVLAYEFLIATPAVRNLIREGKTHQILSAIQMGGQLGMLTMDACLAELHLRRTISFETGMARAVDAKEFARLVETGGVRGEAGKQAPSSQARPQPPAPSGIGRGGRGG
- the tadA gene encoding Flp pilus assembly complex ATPase component TadA, encoding MATLSLGDKRLGAVLLEQGYLSDETLKRVIGRQAETGGRLADVLVSTGAICERRLSRAVEESLGIPLVHLPRLHVAAEALAKVPAALAKEVGALAFSLEDQHLRVAFLNPLDAPEIEKIESASGCSVEPHGVLHKELQWGLATYYPELGLEPPEDLAVDPGSRLGALAVNEGLLSAAQLEAALARQRRTGGLLGRVLAQEGLLDEVQLAALLAKQARLPFVETLEPRGEQEGLSAALLRLDAVRFGAAPYRAAPYQEDGKLVVALSDPRTAGDLLAVMSSPVSFVCAPESEVRKLIEAVYRGEKEHLGETLVRHGAIKREQLRWALGAQQKSGGARSLGEVLIDLGYVSPGDIDEALNRRRPGGNRLEDTLVQSGKVSPEMLARSLAMQLGYEFIEAGKVQVDPAAAKLLPETTARRYTVMPVRLDGNSLVLAMKDPRHVFALDDVKLITGKEIRPVVATEETLVSLINRFYRSGEDLGELARALLDEVGPKQKETLELLDNSAIDDNAVVKVVNNIIREAVLGDISDIHLEPRPDKVVVRVRKDGTLREYMTMPKATAGALAARIKIMGGLNIAERRLPQDGRVRFKDKALDVDLRLSTLPTVYGEKTVMRILKKAASIPDIEQLGFADHNFTRFEGVIHKPYGMLLITGPTGSGKSFTTFSILKRIATPEVNVTTIEDPVEYEIPGINQTQVNVKAGMDFARALRAFLRQDPDIIMVGEIRDTETAKTAVEAALTGHLLIATLHTNDAAGAVTRLQEMGVEPFNVSASLLGVLAQRLVRKVCTGCRVAYTPAPEVLRYLGMTDEQIKGKKLVRGVGCDHCNGSGYNGRHAIHEFLVVDDAVETAIVQGKSAGEIKALAMARGMLTLRDDGVAKALTGITTLEEVLARTTD
- a CDS encoding YqeG family HAD IIIA-type phosphatase; this translates as MLKPKLVVTAVHEVTPKLLKAHGLRAVMVDLDDTLVASTGVASTGAGLVDLDARFTAWALSLRESGIPLLILSNGTSARVKHYAALLGVQGFAMVGKPSQAAFRRGLDLLGTPPRQTAMVGDQLFTDVLGANLAGMTSILVEPLSAGRLPHTRLLRRLERMILGRQRGDPVPWR